The genomic DNA TGCCTAGCGCAGATGCATCTGGTAGTGGGGCTCGTGAAGCGAGTGTCGCCGAGCAGAGCCAACCGGTGGCCGATGATTCGGTGCCTGATCCAGCGACACCCCCCGCGAGTCAGTCATCGGCCTCTTCGCCTGCCTCTAGCCTTATTCAGGCGCGTAATCAGTTGCGTAGTCGTATGAAGCGTCAAGTTGATCAAACGGGGAGCAGTGTAAAAAAGGCGGGACGGACACCGGCCAAGACTGATGCGTTATCTGTGCTCGATCGCGTAGCGACAGCGGCAGAGAGTGCATCGCCTGTGTCCGCCCCGGTGCACCAATCGGGCAATTCGACGTCAGCACCAAAGCAAACATCGCATGGAAGTGAGGTATCGTCAGAGCCTTATCAATGGCGCCCTACCCAGCCCGTGCAACAATCGCCTGAGGTTGCACCAACCCTGACACCTAAGTCGATAAAGCAGGCGTTAGAGCATGAAAAAACGGCTGCTATGCGTGACAAACTGGTGCAGGAAACCAATGCGCAAGATCCTTGGTGTGCGCTGGCAGACAGCTTAGAGGTGGAGCGGTTGGTCAAGCAAATGGCGCTCAATGCGGCGATGTCGCAGCAAGGTGAGCAAGTACAGCTTATCTTGCGCCCAGATCAATCGCACCTTAATACCGAAAAAGCCCAGCAGCAATTGACTCAGGCCTTGACGACAGCGCTAGGCGCCCCCATAACCTTGGAGGTGCAGCTCGGGGAAGCGGGAATCACACCTTTAGAGCGGCGCGAGCAGCTCTATCAACAAAAATTAGCGCAGGCGACACACAGCCTGCATAATGATCCGAATGTGACTTTTATTCTTCAACGCTTTGCGGCGGAGTTAGAAGAAGACAGCATTCGACCAATTTAAGACACCTAACCAAGAGAGAGAATTATGTTTGGTAAAGGCGGCATGGGTAACATGATGAAGCAGGCGCAGCAAATGCAGGAGCGCATGCAGAAAGTACAAGAAGAAATTGCCAGCATGGAAGTGACGGGCGAAGCGGGCGCAGGCATGGTGAAAGTCACCATGACAGGCAGCCACAGCATCCGTCGTGTCGACATCGACGATAGCCTGATGGAAGATGATAAAGACATGCTGGAAGACTTGATTGCGGCTGCATTCAACGATGCTGCCCGTCGTGTTGAGGAGCAACAAAAAGAGAAAATGGCAGAAGTGACAGGTGGTATGCAGTTACCACCAGGCATGAAAATGCCATTTTAATCTATGCGCACCAGCCAGTTACTTGAACAACTGATGGACTCGCTGCGTTGCTTGCCAGGCGTTGGCCCTAAATCAGCGCAGCGGATGGCCTACCACCTATTGCAGAGAAACCGCCAAGGTGGACTGGCTCTCGCGCAAGCGTTGAGCACGGCAATGACAGACATTGGCCACTGCAGCCAATGTCGAACCTTTACCGAGCAAGACGTGTGCGCGATTTGCGATAACCCGAAACGCCAAGAAACCGGGTTGATTTGTGTAGTTGAAAGCCCAGCAGATATTGCGGCCGTCGAGGCTACCGGCCAGTACTCTGGGCGGTACTTTGTCTTGATGGGGCATTTGTCCCCCCTTGATGGCATTGGCCCGGCAGACATTGGCCTTGATGTGTTGGAAAAGCGTTTGCAACACGAACCGATTCAAGAGCTTATCTTAGCGACTAACCCGACGGTGGAAGGCGAGGCCACGGCGCAATACATCGCTGAACTTTGCCAAGAGCACCAAGTGGGTGCCAGCCGAATTGCGCATGGCGTGCCAATGGGAGGCGAGCTTGAACTGGTCGATGGCACCACGCTGTCTCACTCAATTATCGGCCGCCAGCAGTTAAAGTATCGCTAAATTGTTTGACGAGCCCTCAACGGTGGGTGAACCTCCTTACTCGGCGATACAGCGCCAACAGCGTGATTGACCCTCAAAAGCCTAGCCTCTGGTTAGGCTTTTCTTTTTCTATTGCCTATCGCTTTAATACTAACTGGCTTTTATTTGACCACCTAGGCCTTGAAAGCGTGTAACAGGATCCCTATATCCAAAAGAACTGAATACGAATTCATTGTAACGTGGGCATCGAGCCCACGTCGCCATTAATCCTCATAGTGTTAGGTAGATTGAC from Salinivibrio kushneri includes the following:
- a CDS encoding YbaB/EbfC family nucleoid-associated protein, with the protein product MFGKGGMGNMMKQAQQMQERMQKVQEEIASMEVTGEAGAGMVKVTMTGSHSIRRVDIDDSLMEDDKDMLEDLIAAAFNDAARRVEEQQKEKMAEVTGGMQLPPGMKMPF
- the recR gene encoding recombination mediator RecR; translated protein: MRTSQLLEQLMDSLRCLPGVGPKSAQRMAYHLLQRNRQGGLALAQALSTAMTDIGHCSQCRTFTEQDVCAICDNPKRQETGLICVVESPADIAAVEATGQYSGRYFVLMGHLSPLDGIGPADIGLDVLEKRLQHEPIQELILATNPTVEGEATAQYIAELCQEHQVGASRIAHGVPMGGELELVDGTTLSHSIIGRQQLKYR